GCGTCGCCGCGGGCCACCGCGTCCACGATCGCGCCGTGCTCGGCCCACGTCTCCACCGGCCGGCCGGAGGATTCCACCGCGTACATCCAGGCGATCTTGTGCCGCAGCTGGGTGAGCAGTGCGGCGAGCGCGGGGCTGGCCGAGGCCTGCGCGAGCGTCTCGTGGAACCAGCCGCCGAGCGAGCGCAGGTCCTCGCCCTGGCCCCGCCTGGCCCGCTCCTGGCCCAGCCTGACCAGGCCACGCAGCACTTTGAGGTGCGCGTCGGTGCGGCGCTGGGCGGCGCGCGCGGCGCCCAGCGGTTCCAGGAGCGCGCGGACGTCCAGCAGGTCGGCCGCCTCCTGCTCGGTGGGCTCCGCGACATGCGCGCCGGCGTGCCGCCGGGTCACCACGAAGCCCTCGGACTCCAGGGTGCGCAGCGCCTCGCGGACCGGGACGCGGGAGACCCCGTACCGACGGGCGAGCTGCTCCTCGGTCAGCCGGCTGCCGCGCTCGAAGACCCCGGAGACGATGTCGTCCCGGATCGCCGTGCATACCGAATGCGCGGGAATGCGCATGTGTCCGACCTCCGCCTCGATCCGCGCGAAACCCATCCGACGGGCGTCTGTTCGCCGACTCTTCGGTGACTCTATTGCAGCGGAGCGGTATTTCCGACGGGCCCCCGTGAACCCTGGATATCTTTTGGCCACCAAAAAGCCCCGACTCCGTACGAGCCGGGGCTTTTCTCCGTGACCGGAGAGGAGAGATCTCCTGGGATCAGACGTTCACGCCGCGGGCGCGCAGGTACGCGAGCGGGTTGATGTCGGAGCCGTAGTCGGGGCTGGTGCGGGCCTCGAAGTGCAGGTGCGGTCCGGTCGAGTTACCGGTCGAGCCGGAGATTCCTATCTTCTGGCCGGGCACGACGGACTGGCCGACCGAGACGCCGATCGAGGAGAGGTGGCCGTACTGGGTGTACGTGCCGTCGTTCATCCGGATCACGATGTTGTTGCCGTACGCGCCGCCCCAGCCGGCCTCGACGACGGTGCCGGAGCCGACGGAGACGACGGTGCTGCCGGAGGCGGCGTGGAAGTCGATGCCCGAGTGGCTACCGGAGGACCAGAGCGAGCCGCCGGCCTTGTAGCCCGTGGTGACGTACGAGCCGGCGACGGGCAGCCGGAAGGAGTTCAGGCGCTTGCGCTCGGCCTCGCGGGCGGCGCGCTCCTTCTCCTCGCGGAGCTTCTTGGCGCGGGCCTCGGCCTTGCGCTTCGCCTCGGCCTCGGCCTTCGCCTTGGCGGCGGCCTCGAAGGCCTCCCGCTCCTGGGCGGCGGCCTGGGCGTCGATCCTGTCCGCGAGCGAGTCCACGGCGATGGCCTGCGTCAGGCCGGTGTCCTCGAGCGCGCGGACGTCCGTGTCGGCGGCGAGCGCCGGGGAGGCGAGGGTTCCGATGACGCCGGTGGTGGCGAGGGTCGCGACGCCGGCGATGCCCGCGCTGCGGCGCGCCAGACGGCTCGGACCACGATGCTTCCCGGTGGCACGGGTGAACGCCATGTAGTGGCTGATCCTTTCCTTCCTTCTCGCCTACCGGGTTAGCTGACGGGTTCGGAGCAGGAAGGTCTCCTACGGGCCCCTCCACCCGAAGGCGAAGGCGTCCGATTCACCCCAGGGACTGCGTGGGTCCCCGGCTCCCCAGGCTCGCGCCTTCGGGGACTCGGCGATGACTGTCCGTTGCCGCGGATGCGGCTTGTGCAACGCCGAACAGCCGGATCGACGCTAAGCGGACCATCTTTCAATCACCAAACAGACACGCCCGTTTGTAGCGCATCCCACAGGGCAGATGATTACGTTCCACATCGAACCGGACAAAGGGGAGGACCCCGACGTAACGTGACGTCGGGGTCCTCGCGTGGTCCGCGAACCGGCTCAATCAGCCCGTCACGACGGTGACTTCGCCGATGCCGAGCGCCCGTACCGGCTCCTCGATCTCGGCCGCGTCGCCGACGAGGACGGTCACGAGCCGGTCCACCGGGAAGGCGTTGACGACCGCGGCGGTCGCCTCGACCGTGCCCGTCTCGGCCAGCCGGGCGTACAACTGCGCCTGGAAATCGTCCGGAAGACGCTGCTCGACCTGGTCGGCGAGCGTGCCGGCGACGGACGCCGCGGTCTCGTACTTGAGCGGCGCGACGCCCACCAGGTTCTGCACCGCCACGTCCCGCTCGGCGTCCGTCAGACCCTCGGCCGCGAGGGTGCGCAGCACCTTCCACAGGTCGTCAAGTGCCGGGCCGGTGTTGGGGGTGTCGACGGAACCGCTGATGGCGAGCATCGAGGCGCCGTGCCCCTGGCCGTCGGAGCGGAGCACCTGGCCGAAGGCGCGGACGCCGTAGGTGTAGCCCTTCTCCTCGCGCAGCACGCGGTCGAGCCGGGAGGTGAGGGTGCCGCCGAGGCAGTACGCGCCGAGCACCTGGGCCGGCCACACGCGCTCGTGCCGGTCCGGGCCGATGCGGCCGATCAGCAGCTGGGTCTGCACCGCGCCGGGCCGGTCGACGATGATCACCCGGCCGGTGTCGTCCGCCGTGATCGGCGGCATCGGACGCGCCTCGACCGT
This sequence is a window from Streptomyces sp. HUAS YS2. Protein-coding genes within it:
- a CDS encoding GntR family transcriptional regulator produces the protein MRIPAHSVCTAIRDDIVSGVFERGSRLTEEQLARRYGVSRVPVREALRTLESEGFVVTRRHAGAHVAEPTEQEAADLLDVRALLEPLGAARAAQRRTDAHLKVLRGLVRLGQERARRGQGEDLRSLGGWFHETLAQASASPALAALLTQLRHKIAWMYAVESSGRPVETWAEHGAIVDAVARGDAERARALTALHAERTLPLHRLRHPERTRVRSSQHAVNTAGSAH
- a CDS encoding M23 family metallopeptidase; the encoded protein is MAFTRATGKHRGPSRLARRSAGIAGVATLATTGVIGTLASPALAADTDVRALEDTGLTQAIAVDSLADRIDAQAAAQEREAFEAAAKAKAEAEAKRKAEARAKKLREEKERAAREAERKRLNSFRLPVAGSYVTTGYKAGGSLWSSGSHSGIDFHAASGSTVVSVGSGTVVEAGWGGAYGNNIVIRMNDGTYTQYGHLSSIGVSVGQSVVPGQKIGISGSTGNSTGPHLHFEARTSPDYGSDINPLAYLRARGVNV